Part of the Bacillus sp. N1-1 genome, AAATTTCTCAACCGCTGCTGCAGAGTCACCGCCACCAATAACTGAATACGTATCTTCTGCGTTCGCAAGTGCTTCAGCTACTGCTTTCGTACCATTAGCATAAACGTCTAGTTCAAATACACCCATTGGTCCGTTCCAGATAACGAGTTTAGAGTCAGCGATCACTTTGCTGTACGTTTCTCTCGTTTTCGGTCCGATATCAAGTGCTTCCCAATCGGAAGGAATTTCTTCGATGCTTACCACTTTCGTATTTGCATCATTTGAGAAATCATCACCAATCACAACGTCTTGAGGCATATAGAAATTAACGCCTTTTTCTTTTGCTTTATCCATGAATGATTTCGCTAGATCGATTTTATCTTCTTCAAGAAGAGACAAACCAACTTCATGTCCAAGTGCTTTTACAAATGTATAAGCAAGACCGCCACCAATGATCAAGTTATCTACTTTATCAAGTAGGTGATCAATGACACCGATTTTATCTTTTACTTTTGCTCCACCAACAATAGCTGTGAATGGACGGGAAGGTTCTGTTAGAGCACTTCCAAGAACTTCAAGTTCCTTCTCCATAAGAAAACCAGCTACAGCAGGAATATGATGAGCAATACCTTCTGTTGAAGCGTGAGCACGGTGTGCTGCGCCAAAAGCATCATTTACGTAAAGATCTGCCATTGCAGCAAATTTCTTCGCAAGTTCTTCATCATTCTTCTCTTCTCCAGCTTCGAAACGAACATTCTCAATAAGAAGAAGGTCGCCATCTTCTAGACCCGCAATCGCACGGTCAACTTCTTCACCATAGACTGCATCTGTCTTTGTAACAGTTTTGCCAATGAGGTCGCTTAAGCGGTCTGCAACCGGATCAAGACGTAGCTCATCAACAGCTTCACCTTTTGGACGTCCAAGGTGGCTTGCAAGAATTACTTTCGCTCCCTGATCAGACAAATGCTTGATCGTAGGAAGTGCTGCTTTAATACGCGTTTCATCTGTTACCTTTCCTTCTTCCATAGGTACATTGAAATCCACGCGGCAGAATACCTTTTTGCCTTTTAACTCAACGTCAAGAATTGATTTTTTGTTCATCACGCACGTCCTCCTCTGCACAAAGTTTTAAAAGGTTCACCTTTTAAATAAAGCTATATCGTTAGTAAAGACAATGGAAAAGGAGGAAGGCCCAAGACTTCCTCCTCCTCTATTAACAATTCTTATTATAGCCCTTTTGCAGCGATGTAGTCGACTAGATCTACTACGCGGTTAGAATAGCCCCACTCGTTGTCATACCAAGAGATAACTTTAACCATGTTTCCATCGATACCCATTGTAGAAAGACCATCTACGATTGAAGAGTTCGGGTTACCGTTGTAGTCTTTTGATACTAGTGGCTCGTCGCTGTAACCAAGGTATCCTTTAAGATCGCCTTCAGCAGCTTCTTTAAGAGCAGCGTTTACTTCGTCAACTGAAACGTCTTGATCAAGTTCAGCTACAAGGTCAACGATTGATACGTTAGGTGTAGGTACACGCATAGCCATACCATTCAACTTACCATCAAGCTCTGGAAGTACAAGAGATACTGCTTTAGCAGCGCCTGTAGATGTTGGAATGATGTTTTCAGCTGCTGCACGAGCACGACGGTAGTCTTTGTGTGGAAGATCAAGAATTTGCTGATCGTTTGTATAAGAGTGAGTTGTTGTCATAAGACCACGCTTGATACCGAACTTATCGTTCAATACTTTAGCTACTGGTGCAAGACAGTTTGTTGTACAAGATGCGTTTGAGATAACGTGATGGCTAGCTGCATCGTACTTGTCTTCGTTAACACCTAGAACAACTGTAATGTCTTCGTCTTTAGCTGGTGCGGAGATGACAACTTTCTTAGCTCCTGCTTCAAGGTGCTTCGCAGCATCGTCACGGTTTGTGAAACGTCCAGTGGATTCGATTACCACTTCAACACCAAGATCTCCCCATCCAAGTTGTGCTGGGTCGCGCTCAGAAAGAACTTTGATTTCAGTTCCGTTAACAACAAGGTTCTCACCGTTAACTTCAACTTCTACATTAAGTTCTCCATGTACGGAATCGTATTTAAGAAGATGTGCAAGCATGTTTGCATCTGTAAGATCGTTTACAGCTACAATATCAACACCAGGGTTGTTTAATGCTGCACGGAATACGTTACGTCCAATACGTCCAAAACCGTTAATACCTACTTTTGTTGCCATTGTGTAGTTCCTCCTTGAATTTCCTCGTTTCCCGAGGTGTGTTTTATTTAATAAAGGGAATCTCCCTCTAATAACGCTTTAGCGGCACCTTCATCTGTAACAAGAACACTTTGAATCCCTGTCTTTAGATAAGCTGCGATGGCTTTTGCTTTCGAACGGCCGCCGGCTACCGCAATGACTAATTCGCTACGCTCTAAATCTTCGAGCTGCAGTCCGATTGTCTTCACTTTGTGAACGACTTCTCCTGACTGATTGAAGTAATACCCAAACGCTTCAGCAACAGCATGTTCTCGCTCAATTTTCTCAACAACATCAAGCGTCGACTTACGTCTCTGTGCCATCGTTCTAGCTTCCCCAATCCCATGAACCACAATACCGGCTGACTTAATAATCTCAAGGATATCTTTGACGCCCGGTTCTTCTATAAGAGATTGGTATGCTTCTTCACTCAACTGATCTGGAACATGTAGCAAACGATAGTCAGTATGGGCTTTTCTTGCCATCTTCGCACAAATCGTGTTCGCCTGATTTTCTACCTGTTCACCAAGACCCCCTCGGGCTGGGACAAACAGCGTTCCTTCCATTTCTGAAGAAGGAATCATCATATCGGCTACACCTGCGAGCGTGGTACCACCCGTTACAGCAATTACTCTATCTTTTAGCTGAAACTTTTTCAAGCGTCCCACAGCGGCTCGACCCATTTCTTTTTTTACCCAGGGTGTATCATCACTATTACCAGGGACAATAAATACTTCCGGTATGCCAAGCTTATCTTTCAGACGCTTTTCTAGGTTATCGAGACCGGATACTTCATTCATAACCGGTTCCAGTTCCAACAGAAGCTGTTCACCCTCTTCTGTCAAGTGCATACCTTGTATCGACATATGTAGTAGCCCCTGATCTTTCAAGAACGTTACTTCGCTTCTGAGAACCCGCTCGGTGATATCCAAACTGTTCGCAAGACTTCTACGTCCAATAGGCTGCATAAGTCTTAATTGTCTCAATACCCGATAGCGCTTATTCATAACTTCTAGCATGTCCGGCAATAATTTTTGTTGAAGTGACAATAATGAGCGCATAATTCGTCTCCCCTGCTGTTCTTCTTTTTTCCTGAGACGTATTATGTCCCGCTTAGACATTTTTAGTCCCACCTGGATCAAAAAGAACTTCTTACAATTTTCATTGTAGCAGTTGCCAAAAGCATGGGCAACTATGTTATACTGAAAATTTTAAAGTAAGCGTTTTCTTATTGTTTTTTTTGATATCCGACCATAATCCACGATTTCACCTTCGATTTCGACAACCGGAATCATTAGCATAAACTTTTCCAAAAGCGCTTCATCGCTATAAATATCAACCGTTTGTACTGAGAACGCTATTTCTTCTTGAAGCTCCTCAAGAAGATAAGCCGCTTCATCACAAAGTGGACATGTCGCCTTCGAATATAAAATAACCGATTTACTCACGTATTAAACCTCCCTTCTTTCAATTTTCTAGTTTACTGAACAAGGTATTCAAACGCAAAAAAAGAGCCGCCTTCCCGGCAGCTGTTACGTAAATCGCTTTCGCTTTGATGAACTTAAGATCTTTAATTCGTCTCGATATTTTGCAATTGTTCGTCTTGATACTTCAATACCACGCTGAATATGAAGAGCTTCTACAATTTTTTGGTCTGATAACGGTTTAAGTTTATTCTCATTCTCTACAAGCTCTTTAATAAAGAGCTTAACACTGGAAGAAGAAGCCCCTTCCCCAGATTCACTCGCTAGCTTTGAAGTGAACAAATCTTTTAATGGGTACAAACCATGTGGCGTTTGAACATATTTGCTTTTAATGGCCCGACTTACCGTCGACTCATGAACATGAGCTTCATTTGCTACTTCTTTCAATGTGATCGGTACAAGGTCACTTATGCCATTTCTTAAAAACCCTTGTTGATGGACAATCACAACGCCCATAATCGCCCTTAACGTCTGCTTTCTTTGTTCAATACTTTTCATTAACCAGCTCACTTGCTGATATTTGTCTTTCAAGTAGTCGGCTGCTTCGTTATTTTTAAATGAACGATACGTGTTGCTCACTTTCATTGCGGGCAAATCATCATCAAGCAATGTAACAGTAAATCGTCCATTTTTCTCTTCGATCATAACATCTGGAACGATGTACGTTGTTTTCTCAGCAAACCACTTCGTTCCTGGACGGGGATCGAGATCTGCTACTAAATCTGCTGCCTGCTGAATTTGTTCGACTGGTACGTGATACTGTTTCGAAAGCTCGCGATATTTCTTTTCTGCTAGCGCTTTCAAATGATCTGATACGAGCAATCGAGCAAGTTCAAAGACCTCACCCTGCTTATTTAGCTGTAAAGAAAGACATTCCGATAAAGAGCGAGCCCCTATACCTGGAGGATCGAGTAACTGAACGTGTCGAATCGCTTCAGTTAATTCAAATTCGTCACACTCTAAAAAACTCATCACTTCTGTTTCATTGATTCGTAAGTAGCCACTTTCATCGATGTTATCAATTAAATAATGGACAATGCCGGTTATTTTTTTTGGAAGGTTTATGCACCTCGTCTGCTCGTGAAGTTCATCGTGCAGACTCCTTCTTGTTTCCGCATATTCCAGCGGATCTTGTCTAGTTCCATTATCGTAGGAACGTTTTGAAGAACGAACGCCGCCGTCCCATGATGGTAACTGTAATTCAATGAGTGGATTTTCAAGAGCCTGTTCTTTCACGTACTCCAGTAATTCAGCTGTAGAATATTGGAGTATAGAAATCGCTTGATGCAACTGGGTTGTCATGACTAGTTTCGTTGTCTGCTTTTGTATCAATCCTAATTCCATCGCAATCCCTCCACCTTCATCATACTATATCGTTTCATTTTATGGTATGAAAAAAATGAAAATGAGCAGAATTTTCTGTTTTTTTAAAGGCGGTTCTTGACACCATTTTTAATAAAATTGATGAAATCGCCCGTCCCTCAGTCAAATTTCTACATAAACTGTGTTATAGAGAGAGAAAAAAGGAGGCAAATGCCATGGATTTAGCGGTATATGGAATTGCTTTGCTTCCAGTCATCATTGGAGTAGTACATCTCTTCAAGGTGTTTGGTTTTCCGGTAAGATTTTTACCCATCCTTTCAATCATCATCGGAATTGTGATGAGTCATGTTTACGTCGAACCGGAAGATTTTAAAAAAGCCTTCTTTATCGGATTATGGCTTGGACTATGTGCTACTGGTATGCACTCAGGCTTTAAACACACGATGAGTGGAGCAGGCAGCAAGAGACATGATGATGATCGTGATTGTTAGAGGGCACGACTGATAGCAGAAAGAGTGGACGAGTTCTACTCTTTTTCTTTGTTCATATTTTAGAATCAACAACCGATATCGTTATCGTGAAATTTGTCTATCCTATATATATAAAAGAACAACAAAAAAATCCCTCTCGCATCAGCGAAAGGGATTGGAATTATGTATATGGTGCGCCCGGAGGGATTCGAACCCCCGACTGACGCGGTACCGGAAACCACCGCTCTATCCGACTGAGCTACGGGCGCGCTTTATTAGCGCAAAGATTATTATACGGGATCACCCATTTTTTTGCAAGGTGATTTTCGCCTTACCGCTCTTTCATTTGATTCACTTCGTTACTTAGGTCTTAAGCTCTTGACGTCTCAATTATCTCATAGTAAAGTAAAACCAAACATGTGTTCTATTAGGCGGTGGCGATCGTGTTCCAATTAAGTAAAGAAGAAACGAAGGCATTAAGAAACTACCTCTTACTTCCTTACGTAAAAAGAGTGCTGGAAATGGATATGAAATGGTTACATCATTCTAGAATGAAGCTTCCGCGCCCTTACCTGGAACTGATTCGGTCAGCTATGTCGCTTGCATCAACTGATTTGAAATGGGCAAAAGCAGTTCTTCATGAAAAAGGAATTCGCGTCTACATTGAAGAAACTAAAGAAGATGTCATCATTTGCAAAGTCTACTGTCGTGGCTACAATCAAACATACCGATATTCATCTATTCAAATTCGTAACCAGGTAGAGAGAAGAATTCTAGCTTATTTTGTAGCAGATGAGCGCCTCAAAAAAAGGAGCACGCGGTCTGTTTAAAATAAGGTGATGCGGGGAAAATGGATGTAGATAGAGAAAGAAAAACATCTCTACCTTACCCTTTTCAAAAATAGCACAGCACTTTATTTGACCTATATTGACCTTTTAGGTATGATGAACGTACAGCAACTACATATTCCATAAAAATAAAGGAGGAATTTTAAATGGTTTTAATTCCAACGGTAATTGAACAAACAAACCGCGGTGAAAGAGCGTACGACATTTATTCTCGTCTTCTTAAGGACCGTATTATTATGCTAGGAACAGCAATTGACGACAACGTTTCAAACGCTGTAGTCGCTCAGCTTCTTTTCCTTGCTGCAGAAGATCCTGATAAAGATATCTCACTTTACATTAACAGCCCTGGTGGTTCGATCACAGCAGGTATGGCGATTTACGATACAATGCAATTCATCAAGCCTAAAGTATCAACAATCTGTATCGGTATGGCTGCATCAATGGGTGCCTTCCTTCTTGCAGCAGGCGAGCCTGGGAAGCGTTACGCGCTACCAAATAGTGAAGTAATGATTCACCAACCGCTCGGTGGTACGCAAGGTCAGGCTTCTGACATTGAAATTCACGCAAAACGTATCATTCAAATGCGCGAAAAGCTGAACAAAATTCTTTCTGAACGTACAGGTCAACCACTTGAAACAATTGATCGCGACACGGATCGTGATCGTTTCATGGAAGCAACAGAAGCGAAAGAATACGGCTTAATTGATGAAGTAATGGAAAAGAAAGCATAAACTTGTTTGAATCGAGCCTTTCCTCAGTGAGGAAAGGCTCTTTTTTACGCAAAAAATTCTTTACTACAACAAAAAAACGAAGGCTACCGCTTGCACTTAGCGGTAAGCCTTCGCTCTTTAATCTTTTTGCACAAAATCCATGAGTGATGACATAGCATCCTCTTCGTCATTACCATCAACAGTTAAAATAACAGAAGCCCCTGTTCCAACCGCAAGGCTCATGATACCCATAATGCTTTTGGCATTCACTTTCTTTCCATCTTTTTCGAGGAAAATATCCGCGTTAAATCGGTTGGCTTCCTGCACGAAAAGGGCTGCAGGCCGAGCCTGTAATCCTGTATCTAATGTCACAACAACTTCTTTTTGAACCACTTGTTCATTCCTCCCCTTCTTTATAACTGCTGATAAGAAAAACGGATCGAGGACTCTTATTTAGCGAGTGCTAAAAACGGGTATCAGCAGATGATCGTTGTATTATCCTAAATATAAGTAAGCGCTATCTCAGACTGTGAAAAATTTAGAAAAACCCCATTCCCTGCGTTATGAGGGAATGAATGTTTTTCTTTGACTTTGCCTTCCTTCTAGTCGGAAAGCTACCTTCCACCAGTAACGAAACCTTTGGCGTGGATAACTATGAAATTGGCTTACCATTACGAAGCTTGTCAGCAATTTGGTCAATTTTTCTCAACCTGTGATTGATGCCGGATTTGCTAATCGCTCCACCCGTGACCATCTCGCCAAGCTCTTTTAACGTTACATCCTGGTGCTTCACTCGAAGTTCCGCAATCTCCCTTAGTTTATCAGGAAGAATTTCAAGCCCAACTTCTTTTTGGATAAAGCGGATGTTCTCAACCTGCCGAAAAGCTGCACCGACTGTCTTATTCAAATTGGCTGTTTCACAATTCACAATTCGATTAACAGAATTTCGCATATCTTTCATGATACGAACATCTTCAAAGTAAAGCAGCGCCTGATGGGCCCCGACAACACTTAAAAACTCCGTAATCTTTTCACCTTCTTTGATATAGACGATGTAACCTTTCTTTCGCTCGAGCATCTTCGCATTTAAACCAAATTCATTCATTAAGTTACAAAGTGACTCTGTATGCTCTTCATACATGGAGAAGATTTCGAGATGATAAGAGGTTTCAGGGTGATTAATTGAACCCCCAGCAAGAAATGCCCCTCTTAGATAAGAGCGTTTGCAACAGGCCTTTTTCGTAAAATCACTCGAAATCGTTCTAGTAAACGTAAATGCATTATCCATAATACCGAGATCTTCAAGAAGCTCTCTCGCTTTTGCTGAGACCCGAACAATGTAAACATTGTTTTTCTTCAATCTCATCTTCTTACGAACAAGGAGTTCAACATCATAATTGTAAATCCGCTTAATAAGCGTATAAATCCTTCTTGCAATGGCAGCATGTTCCGTCGGAATGTTTAAAATCAACTGTCTGTTTCCAAACGAAATGGATCCATTCATTCGTATAAGAGCTGCTAGTTCTGATCTTGCACAACAAGGTTTGCTTTCTAACTGCGTTAATTCTTTCTTTGTATCAGCAGCAAATGACATTGCCATCCCCCCTTTTTCATGCAGGGGCCCCACTGACCCATCATGATCTTTTATCGTCTAATAAAGATAAAAGAATCGATGATATTTTTTTCGCATCATGGCGTACATATTTCTCATCGTATTGGATAATTTTATCACTGATTACATGAAAACCAAAGCTCTTCAGACGATTTTCGTCATATTGCACAACCTCTGCTCGTTCTTGTGCATAACGTTTTTCGTAAAAAGAGGGAATCATTTCTTCATTTACAATAATCGTATCCATAAGTTTATAGCCAATGTGATCAATGAGTGCCTGCACGTGGTCACTCGCCGTATAATTTTCTGTTTCACCTAACTGAGTCATAACATTACAAACATATACTTTTCTTGCTTTTGACTGCTGAATTTCTTTCGCAATGCCCGGCACAAGTAAATTCGGTAATATGCTTGTATACAAACTACCTGGTCCAAGTACAATCAAATCTGCTTCACGAATAGCTCGAATCGACTCGGGTAGCGCTTTGATGCCTGATGGTGAGAGAAACACTCGTTTAATTGCTTTGTTTACCTTTGGAATTTGGGATTCACCTTGTACAAACGTTCCATCACGCATTTCCGCATGTAAAACGATGCTTTGATTCGATGCTGGGAGAACTTCACCTCGTACGTTCAAGACGCGACACATTTCTCTTACGCCTTTTACAAAGTCTCCGGTAATATCCGTCATGGCAGCGAGCATTAAGTTGCCAAGGGAATGACCAGATAAACCATTTCCGTTTTTAAAACGGTGCTGCATCAATCCCTCTAATAAAGGTTCAACTTCAGATAAAGCTGTAATGACATTTCGCACATCGCCAGGAGGAGGAATATCAAACTCGTCACGCAATCGACCTGAACTTCCTCCATCGTCGGCTACTGTTACAATGGCAGTGATGTCGACAGGAAACTTTTTAAGTCCACGTAGAAGTACCGATAGGCCTGTTCCTCCGCCAATGACGACAGCCTTTGGCAGATTAGTCTCATCCATATTATTTGTGACCCTTCCCTTTTTCAATATCCCGATGCGTAATATTTGTTCGATACTCTGATTCAAAGTGATGGCCGATGTGTTCTGCAAAGGCGACAGAACGATGCTTTCCGCCCGTACAGCCAATACCGATGACTAGCTGACTCTTCCCTTCTCTCTTATATTGAGGGAGCATATAGGCA contains:
- a CDS encoding phosphoglycerate kinase; protein product: MNKKSILDVELKGKKVFCRVDFNVPMEEGKVTDETRIKAALPTIKHLSDQGAKVILASHLGRPKGEAVDELRLDPVADRLSDLIGKTVTKTDAVYGEEVDRAIAGLEDGDLLLIENVRFEAGEEKNDEELAKKFAAMADLYVNDAFGAAHRAHASTEGIAHHIPAVAGFLMEKELEVLGSALTEPSRPFTAIVGGAKVKDKIGVIDHLLDKVDNLIIGGGLAYTFVKALGHEVGLSLLEEDKIDLAKSFMDKAKEKGVNFYMPQDVVIGDDFSNDANTKVVSIEEIPSDWEALDIGPKTRETYSKVIADSKLVIWNGPMGVFELDVYANGTKAVAEALANAEDTYSVIGGGDSAAAVEKFGYADQMSHISTGGGASLEFMEGKELPGVVALNDK
- the gap gene encoding type I glyceraldehyde-3-phosphate dehydrogenase gives rise to the protein MATKVGINGFGRIGRNVFRAALNNPGVDIVAVNDLTDANMLAHLLKYDSVHGELNVEVEVNGENLVVNGTEIKVLSERDPAQLGWGDLGVEVVIESTGRFTNRDDAAKHLEAGAKKVVISAPAKDEDITVVLGVNEDKYDAASHHVISNASCTTNCLAPVAKVLNDKFGIKRGLMTTTHSYTNDQQILDLPHKDYRRARAAAENIIPTSTGAAKAVSLVLPELDGKLNGMAMRVPTPNVSIVDLVAELDQDVSVDEVNAALKEAAEGDLKGYLGYSDEPLVSKDYNGNPNSSIVDGLSTMGIDGNMVKVISWYDNEWGYSNRVVDLVDYIAAKGL
- a CDS encoding sugar-binding transcriptional regulator, coding for MRSLLSLQQKLLPDMLEVMNKRYRVLRQLRLMQPIGRRSLANSLDITERVLRSEVTFLKDQGLLHMSIQGMHLTEEGEQLLLELEPVMNEVSGLDNLEKRLKDKLGIPEVFIVPGNSDDTPWVKKEMGRAAVGRLKKFQLKDRVIAVTGGTTLAGVADMMIPSSEMEGTLFVPARGGLGEQVENQANTICAKMARKAHTDYRLLHVPDQLSEEAYQSLIEEPGVKDILEIIKSAGIVVHGIGEARTMAQRRKSTLDVVEKIEREHAVAEAFGYYFNQSGEVVHKVKTIGLQLEDLERSELVIAVAGGRSKAKAIAAYLKTGIQSVLVTDEGAAKALLEGDSLY
- a CDS encoding glutaredoxin family protein — its product is MSKSVILYSKATCPLCDEAAYLLEELQEEIAFSVQTVDIYSDEALLEKFMLMIPVVEIEGEIVDYGRISKKTIRKRLL
- the rpoN gene encoding RNA polymerase factor sigma-54 is translated as MELGLIQKQTTKLVMTTQLHQAISILQYSTAELLEYVKEQALENPLIELQLPSWDGGVRSSKRSYDNGTRQDPLEYAETRRSLHDELHEQTRCINLPKKITGIVHYLIDNIDESGYLRINETEVMSFLECDEFELTEAIRHVQLLDPPGIGARSLSECLSLQLNKQGEVFELARLLVSDHLKALAEKKYRELSKQYHVPVEQIQQAADLVADLDPRPGTKWFAEKTTYIVPDVMIEEKNGRFTVTLLDDDLPAMKVSNTYRSFKNNEAADYLKDKYQQVSWLMKSIEQRKQTLRAIMGVVIVHQQGFLRNGISDLVPITLKEVANEAHVHESTVSRAIKSKYVQTPHGLYPLKDLFTSKLASESGEGASSSSVKLFIKELVENENKLKPLSDQKIVEALHIQRGIEVSRRTIAKYRDELKILSSSKRKRFT
- the clpP gene encoding ATP-dependent Clp endopeptidase proteolytic subunit ClpP, with the translated sequence MVLIPTVIEQTNRGERAYDIYSRLLKDRIIMLGTAIDDNVSNAVVAQLLFLAAEDPDKDISLYINSPGGSITAGMAIYDTMQFIKPKVSTICIGMAASMGAFLLAAGEPGKRYALPNSEVMIHQPLGGTQGQASDIEIHAKRIIQMREKLNKILSERTGQPLETIDRDTDRDRFMEATEAKEYGLIDEVMEKKA
- a CDS encoding HPr family phosphocarrier protein, whose protein sequence is MVQKEVVVTLDTGLQARPAALFVQEANRFNADIFLEKDGKKVNAKSIMGIMSLAVGTGASVILTVDGNDEEDAMSSLMDFVQKD
- the whiA gene encoding DNA-binding protein WhiA, whose amino-acid sequence is MSFAADTKKELTQLESKPCCARSELAALIRMNGSISFGNRQLILNIPTEHAAIARRIYTLIKRIYNYDVELLVRKKMRLKKNNVYIVRVSAKARELLEDLGIMDNAFTFTRTISSDFTKKACCKRSYLRGAFLAGGSINHPETSYHLEIFSMYEEHTESLCNLMNEFGLNAKMLERKKGYIVYIKEGEKITEFLSVVGAHQALLYFEDVRIMKDMRNSVNRIVNCETANLNKTVGAAFRQVENIRFIQKEVGLEILPDKLREIAELRVKHQDVTLKELGEMVTGGAISKSGINHRLRKIDQIADKLRNGKPIS
- a CDS encoding YvcK family protein, with the protein product MDETNLPKAVVIGGGTGLSVLLRGLKKFPVDITAIVTVADDGGSSGRLRDEFDIPPPGDVRNVITALSEVEPLLEGLMQHRFKNGNGLSGHSLGNLMLAAMTDITGDFVKGVREMCRVLNVRGEVLPASNQSIVLHAEMRDGTFVQGESQIPKVNKAIKRVFLSPSGIKALPESIRAIREADLIVLGPGSLYTSILPNLLVPGIAKEIQQSKARKVYVCNVMTQLGETENYTASDHVQALIDHIGYKLMDTIIVNEEMIPSFYEKRYAQERAEVVQYDENRLKSFGFHVISDKIIQYDEKYVRHDAKKISSILLSLLDDKRS